The Ruficoccus amylovorans region GAAAGGCCCCTACGCTGCTGTTGTAGGTGCTGAACCCTCCCGTCGAAACCGTGGCGAACATGTGGCAGAGCGCGTCAAACCAGTTCATCCCGCACAGGTGAAAAACCACCGCGCAGAGTGCCGACAGCCCGAGGTACACGTACATGATCTGAAGCACGCCGTGCTGCACACGCCCCGAGTCGATGTCGGTCGAGTGGCCCGAGGATTCGTTGGAAAAGAGGATTTTCGCCCCCGCGCCGAGCGAGGACAGCAGTGCCACGAAGAACACCACCACCCCGAGGCCGCCGATCCACTGGCTCAGGCAACGCCAGAATAGCAGGCTGGTCGGGATGCTCTCCAGATTGCTGAAGACCGAGGCACCCGTGGTGGTCAGGCCCGAGGCGGTTTCAAAGATCGAGTCCGCAACGGAGGCCTCCTCCAGAATGAGATAGTACGGGAGCGCGCCGATCACGCTGGCCAGGATCCACCCCAGCCCGATCACGGCGAGGGCTTCCTTGCGCAGGAGCTTGTTACCCGCGCCACGGCCCAGCAGCATGCAGATCAGGGCCAGCGCCACCGCCACCGCGCTGCAAATCAGCCATTCGTCAAGGACGCCGTCCTCGCGCACCGAGGTGTCAAAGGTCTGCCCCATCCCCAAGCAGATGAGGAAGGCGACGGCCAGCGTCGTCACGATGACGCTGAGCAGTTTACTAATGATCCGGTAGTTCATCCGCGCTCAGGTCAGCATATTCAGAAGGGGCTTCAGGCTGTCCTCACGGACAATCGCCACCAGTCGGTCACCGGGCAGGATCACGTCTTCGGGGCCGGGCATCTTGGCCTGAAACTTGTGCAGCAGCACGACGATGATAGCCCCGCGCGGCCAGGAAATATCGCGGATTTTCCGGCTCACGCACGGGCTGTCCGAGGAGACACGCAGCTCGATAATCTTGCCGCTGCGGTCCGGCAGGTTGGACAGTTCGGTGAATCGGTCCAGTGTCAGGTAGCGTAAAAGCTCCTCCATCGTGGCCTTGCGGGGGGCGACCGCCAGTTCGACGCCAAGGGTTTCCTTCAACTGGTCGAGCACGTCTTCGTAGTCGGGCTTATTGATGACGAGCTGGACGTGCCGGGCCCCGAGTTTGTTGGCCTGCAGGCACGTCATGATGTTGTCCTCGTCGTCCTTGGTGCAGGCCACGAAGTAGTCCACGCTGCCGACCTGCTCCTCTTCCATCAGGCGCAGGGAGGTGGCCGAACCGTTGATCACGGTCACGTGCGGGAAGCGCTCGGCCAGCGAGCGGCACAGCCGGGCGTCGTTCTCAATGATGCGGATCTTGAAACGCGGGTTTTTGAGCAGGCGCACCAGGGCGATGGCCGTCTCGGACCCGCCGAAAAGTACCACACGGATATTATCGCCGAATTTTTCCGGCTCAAAATAGGGGCGCACCTT contains the following coding sequences:
- the trkA gene encoding Trk system potassium transporter TrkA, with the translated sequence MKILVVGAGDVGRFLSQTLSDVGHNVTVIETSETTAQDVDESANVKVVEGNGASAHVLQKAGAGDCDFFLAMTSDDRTNLIACSLAKALGAGSTIARIHDQTYSDNSLVNYQLHFGIDFLLNPEALSAVELAKSIRHPGRVAVENFARGEIEVHQLRIARKSRFTGKALKELHLPAGMRIGMVQREGHTEVPDADSVLEPGDLLTLFGLTDVLMKVRPYFEPEKFGDNIRVVLFGGSETAIALVRLLKNPRFKIRIIENDARLCRSLAERFPHVTVINGSATSLRLMEEEQVGSVDYFVACTKDDEDNIMTCLQANKLGARHVQLVINKPDYEDVLDQLKETLGVELAVAPRKATMEELLRYLTLDRFTELSNLPDRSGKIIELRVSSDSPCVSRKIRDISWPRGAIIVVLLHKFQAKMPGPEDVILPGDRLVAIVREDSLKPLLNMLT